The DNA window GAGCCCGTGTCACACAGGTGTTTCTGGGTTCCTGTGAAATGACTCCCACTCCACCCCAGGCAGCTGCAATTCTTGTCCGCCTTATTTCTACGTGTAACTTCACAATGAATTCCCGTTTGCTTGAGATATTCATTTAGTCTCTCTTCTTCGCAACTCAGATAACTGAACCCCCTTTTCCACGCACGGCAGGTGGCCCCTAAGGAATTATTCCACTACAAGAGTGGGCACCTCCCTGGGGTCCAGGATACCCACCACAACTGGTTCGCTCTAGGAACTGCTAAGTAAATGTGGTCACGTCCTCACTTTTGAGGTGACCTTCTTACAGATGACATGAAAACTACTTCCCCTCTTCCAACAAGCAGAATACAATAAAGTCAATACAGTATAGGCTTTCTTAATCACAATCAAATCCCAGCCCTGTCTTCTTGAGGTTAACATCAGATCGCTTTATTAGAATTGGATTTTGAGTTTTCCTAAAACTCTTCAATCACAGCCAAGTCTGAGGTTGTATAATTTCAATAGGTGGCTGGATCCACACATGACAAATTGATTCTTTCAATTCTCCCCAGCACTTAAACTCGTTCAAGTCTGGTCTTTTTCAATCTTTTCCCCCCTGCAATCCaagataaaaaaatgtattttacatgaAAACCCagaacacacatacatacactgaAAATGACAGTTTCACCATACCCTAgagttttctattctttttattttaaaatgtttgtcttGACCCAATAATTTTTATTACAATGTTTCATGACCCGCAGCTTGAAAACGATTGGTGCAGTCTCTCCTTTCTTCAAAATTTCACTTCTCCAACACAGATCTTTCTTGCTctggttctttcttttcttttaacaatcAAACATCTCATGAGAGTAGTCTGCTCTCCACTTCCCCATCTCTCATTCGCTCTTCAGTTGACCATGTTTGTCTCTGACCCTACCCTGCCCTGAAGCTGCCCTCACTGAGGTCTAACATCTTCCTTGCTGATAAATCCCACATTTCCCACCCGTTACTTAACCTGGGTTCCCACCATCCTCTGACACAGCTAGCCACTCCCTCTGGAAAGCTCTCTCTTGCCCTGGCTTCCTGAGGCCTCCTACCTCTCTGCCAGTTAATTCTCAAGATTCACCTCCTCTGCTCCTCTACGAGTCTCCCCAAGGCACTTCTCTTTTCTCACTTAATACACCGTTCTTgagtggtttcatttttttctcatgtggGACACCTGAGAAACCCAGCTCAAACTCTTCCTTCTATCCAGTACAAGTCACAGGCCACAGACTCTGATGTGAAAGTTTCCAAACTGGAAATTTTGCTCACTTGAAAATCTAAATATTTGAAACTCCACAGCTTTTGTCTGCTTTTCTTCAGTGACATTTCTCCTCTGAGATAAGAAATGCTATTgaatgaaaaggagagaaggcaAGGGGTGGAGGGTGAAAAGGGTGGGAAGCTTGAGTAATATttgcaatggacattgtggttgATCCCCAATGTCCATTCCATACCAGACAATTAGCCCAAGTCAGTGATGACTGTTACTGCTCCAGGAGCGGACACACCAATGATCCTTGCCAGACGGTCTGAAGGAAAGGACTTATATCTCATCCTCGGGAGGAGgggtttctctttcttccactgaATATGAAGACAGAAGCATCACGCAGTAGCTACTGGCACCCACCTTCAGACAATGAGGAGAACCATCCCGAGGATGAAACTTCCCTCCAAGGAGAAAGGCTGAACAGAACCATGGACAGAGCCTGGGTCGGTGATATTATTGAGTTGCTGAATCAACCAACTTCAGAGCCCACCTACCTCTGGCTCCTTGTTTCATGAAgtagtttactttctttttaaaaaaaaaaatgaggttgtATGTTACTTGTAGCAGAAAGCATCCTGATAGATTCAGCATCTCAAAATATTCCATCACACCTGAACTCCAGACCTGTGGACACAAATGCCTGCCAGCCCTTCCCCTTGGCTGTTCCATGGCATCTCACACTCAGTAAGTCTAAAACTGATGTTGTCGTCTTGGGCCCCCTTGTCTCCCTATACCAATCTTCCCTGTTTCTGTGAAAAGTCCCACCATCTGCCTGGGTGTTCAACTCAAAACCTTGGGTAATCTTTGCTATTTCCCTTTCCCTCACACTGACAATCCCCACTTAGGAACTGCAGATTCTACCCCCCGAATAGTTCTCAAATCCATCCACTTCTTTGCCCACCACCATCTCTTGCATGTTTCACTGCACAGTCTCTGAACTAgtcctccttctccttccaacTGTGTCTGAACACCACAGCCAGAGTGACCTTTCTAAGATACAAATCTGAATACTTCACCCATTAaacccttttctttcccttttccttagaataaattctaACTGCCTTCATATGTCATATAAGGCCCTCGGTGACCTGGCCCTCACTGCATCTTTCCAACCTCAATGCAATTCCTTCCTTTCTAGCCTTCATTCCAGCAACATAGAACTACTTTCACTTTCCAGACATGCTCCCTCTTGTCTTCTGGCTGATGTATCTACCTAGAaagtcctcttcctctccctgcttCACCTGAATAACTGCTGTTCATTCTCCAGCGCTCACTGTGATGGTGCCTCCTTTGGGAAGCCATCTCTACCCTAAGGCTGGGTTAGGTGTTCTTCTTCATGTTCCCACAACACCATCTCCTTATCCCAATCACATCACTCGTCACGAGGTTGGAATTGTATGCTTATTTATCTATGTCCCCCacccagactgtgagctccttgagagcagggactctgGCTTACTCCCTGCACCTAGCACTATAATTGAGTGAAAAAGATCATTCTAAATTCAGAAGTAAATTTTGACTTCAAGGCAAGGGTAGGATGGAATGGAGTTGGAGGACAGCATGGAAATAGACATTTTCAAgcaaggggtggggtggtggcagCAGAATTTGATCTGCTGGCTAAGTGTGATGAATAGGTTTAGGTGGGTggcagggccaggccaggggAAAAGACCACTGAGGCAGACAATGTAACCCAGGCAAGAGGTGACggtggcgggacttccctggtggcgcagtggttaacaatccacctgccaatgcaggggacacgggttcgagccctggtccgggaagatcccacatgccggggagcaactaagcctgtgcaccacaactactgagcctgcagtctagagcccacaagccacaactactgagcccatgggccacaacaagagaagctaccgcaatgagaagcccgtgcatcgcaacgaagagtagcccccgctcgccgcaactagagaaagcctgcacgcgacaacgaagacccaacgcagccaaaaataaataaaattttttttaaaaaaagagatgatggtggcctggactagggtggtagcagtggagaTGGGGAGAACCAGACAGCCTTGAAAGTGTTATAAAGTAGAATTAACAGAATTGGGGGTaggtgaagaaaagaaaggagtatAAGATGAGGTGAGTTCTAATTGGGGCCACGGAAGTCCTAGTGGTGCCTTCATCTTAGGGCGGGGAATCCAGAAGGAAGAACGTGACTGCAGAAGGTGGAAAGCGAGGTAAGGGGCTCTGCTTCGGACATCTGGGGCTGCAGATGGGGCACAGAAGTTGAGAAGGAATGGAcagagaggtaggaggaaaaccagagggGTAGACAGGAGTCATAGATGCCGAGATAGTGGGAGTCAGAAGAGAACTGACCTGAGGCAGGGGGAAAATACCGCTGAGCCTCCTTTGCATTGACACTCCCATGACACAGACACAAGTGCACTAGGGAGggtccccctgccccgcccccatttactattttatgatgttttaaaaatcaaagtataattcacttacaatattatattagtttcaggtgtataacatagtcattccatatttttatacattacaaaatgatcaccactggAGAGGGTTCCCTTGATAGCagttttatttgatttaaaagtGAAACTCAGACCCTGACCCACCCACTAATCTTGGGGTCGTGGCAGGAGTAGACGCATCCGGATGGGTGGCCTCTTACCAGGACAAGAAATGGGGGAACATATAGATTCTTACCAGGACAAGAAATGGGGGAACATATAGACTCTTACCAAGATAAGAAATGAGAAACATATGGATCATGTCTCTGTGGGCATGGAGAGGCCCAGCTGTGGTGCTGGGTAGGGTTTGGTAACGGCCAGGGAAGGGGTGACCGGAGCCATCTGGTGGACACATGCAGAGGGGGAGGAGACTAATTCGGGAACGTGTTAGGATTGGGGCTTAGAGGTCTAGGGCAGGGTCAGGGAGCTCTGGACCAACAAGTTCAGTAGCTGTGAGTAGAAGACTTGTCCAGCTCACTGCGCTGCTCCTTGTGAGACTCTGTCACCACCTGCTGGGGGCCGAGGCATGTGAGGTGCACAAACCATTCAGCACCACTCTCCTTCCAGCTCCTTTGTGGCACGGTGTCCCCCCTCCCTGGCATAACCAGTTGAGGCTCCAGTCCGACCATCCACCTCCATCTCCCTgtctcactcccaccccaagAATCACTAACCCACAAACACCCTAAGATTACCTGCAGCCAGGCTGGGGCTCAGAAATACTATGAGAAATGATGGGGTCCTACGCTCAAGTGACCCATCTTACCTCCCCATCCCGGGTCTCAATGGTCTTGATCAGAACCATCTTCCGGCTGTGGCTCTCCTGGGGAGGCTCCACCTCAGGCACTGGAAAAAGCAAGGTGAGAGGTGGAAGGGAGGAGGCTTgggatttctcttgttttaagcccTCACACCgtctgggaggtgagggaggggcggggaggggcagagCCTGAGGAGCGAAGGCAAGTGTAGACCAGGACTCAGAAGTTCACGGAGAGAACCAATCCCTGAGCAGAGCCAGAGTAAGAGTCCAGTCAGGGCAGAAATGGACAAGGGGACAGACAGTTGGAAGTCAGACGTGAAAGACTCACCAGTCGTCTTTATACTTAAGGATGCAAAGGAATGGACTGGCACGGAGATCCTGGGGGCGAAGCACTCGGTCAGCTACTCCTGTGAGCCGCTGGCCTCCCCCCCACTCCTCCCCCGCAAGCCCTGACCAAACCCTATCCGACCCGCTGCCTCTCACCGGCTCTCCTCGCCCTCAAGTAGCTTCCGGTAGGTGGCGATCTCGATGTCCAGGGCCATCTTGACGTTGAGGAGCTCCTGGTACTCTCGCAGGTGTCGCGCCATCTCCTCCTTTAGCTGCCGCAGCTCCTCCTCGAGCCGTGCGGTGCCCGCCTGGTACCCGCCGGCTTCCAGGGCAAACTGCTCCTCCAGTTCCCGCAGCTGTCTGAGCAGCGCCTCgttctgggggttgggggtgaaTTGGGGGCGTCAATGGGGGGAGCAGCCTTCATCCTCCACCCGCTGGGCGGGGGCGCGCAGCCTGGTACTCACCGTGCCGCGAAGCCCATCCACCTCGCACGTCAGGCTCTGGATCTGGCGTCGCGACTCGTTCATCTCCTGCTTGGCCTGGCGCAGGGCCTCGTGGTTCCGGTTGGCGGCGTCAGACAGGTCCGCGTACTGCGGCCAGGGGGGCAACCCGGCCGTGAGTGGACCAGATGCGCCCTCCCCCCAGCTCTCCACGCTTCCAGGTCCTCCCAAACCCTCCCGTGCCCTGGCACCTTGGACTTGTACCACTCTTCTGCTTCCTGCAGGTTCTTCGCTGCGATGCTCTCGTACTGGGCACGGATGTCCCTCAGCGCCGCCGTCAGCTCGGGCTTCACGGTCGCCTCCACCTCGACCTGCTGCACCTGCTGGCTCTCCACGCTCATCTGCAGGTCTCTCAGCTCCTGCCGCCCAGGGCGAGAGGCCGAGTTCATCGCGCAGATTCCACGCGGGCCGCGCGGTTGGCgcacagaaaagagaagaaacactTGAATGAACAGAAGGGGGCGCTAGGGAGTGCGGCGCGCTTGGTACTGCACGGCCCGCGCCACGCCGGTACTAAGCCTCTGGCCAGGTTACGGGGGTGCAGCTCCGCTGCTCGCCACCAGGCGGCGCAGGGGTGTGAGTCAAACCACCTGTAGAGGGGGTTGAGAGCCTGCGTCTACCCTACGAATCTCACTTCTCTTCCTCAGGTCCACTCGCCAGTCTCTTCCAGAGCTTGTACTCCAGCTCCAACGAGACCACCCCCAACCTCCTGACACCCGGGTCCACCCACCTCCTCGTGCAGCTTCTTGAGGAACTCAATCTCATCCATCAGAGACTCAATCTTGCGCTCTAGCTCCAGGCGGGACAGGGTGGCGTCGTCCACGTCCTTCACGGGGTGGCAGTAGGGGTTCGAGAGCAGGGAGGGGTTGCTTAGGTTGACGAAGAGCCTGGCCCTCCCTGTCTGCCTCTGGAGGCTTCTGGTCGCCTCCCTTTGCCCACAGATGCCACCCTGGATACGCAGGCCGGGGGTAGGAATGGGGAGACCGAGCTCACCTTACGGAAAAGCACGAGGCTGTGCTCCGCATCCTCGCGCTTGCGAGTCTCCTCCTCCAGCCTGGTGGGAGGGGTGTGCAGAAGCTGAGCTCCGGGGTCACTGCCCAGCCGTAAGACCGCGACCCCCAGGATCTGGGTCAGAGGCTGCTACTGCCCAGGACTCTGAGGAGGGGCCTTCAGGCTGCCTGATGGACTTGCCCCGTATTTCCCTTTAACCTGCTGGGAGCTGAGATGTGGCCCCTTTATACACAGGGGAGACATAGTcacccccccttcctcccctccgcAGAGACTCAGCAAAGTGGTAGACGGGGGTTGGGGGTGTTGCCCGCCGGCGAGGATGCTGCCTGCACACGCCCAGGTGGATAAGGCGGGCCACTCCCTCTGACGGCCGCCTCGACGGCCGCCGCCCAGCCCCGGCCCTGTCCCCTGACCTCTGCTTGAGCGCCGCCAGGTCCTCCGCCAGCCCGTCGCGCTCCACCTGCACCCGGTCTCGCTCGCGGCCCAGCAGCTCTAGCTCCCTCCGCAGCTCGCGCAGCTCCTGCTGGCACAGCTGGTCGGCGCGCGCCGGCTCCTGGCCCCGGGCCTGGCTCAGCTCCCCGCGCAAGGCCGCGTTCTGCTGCTCCAGGAAGCGCACCTTCTCGATAAAGTTGGCGAAGCGGTCGTTGAGCTCCTGCAGCTCCTGCTTctcgttgctgcgcgtggccAGAAACTCCTGGTTGAGGGCCTCAGCCATGGAGAAGTCGAGGCGCTCCGAGGGCAGGCGCAGGAGGGCGCCCGCGGCCGCCCGGGGACTGCGGAAGCTGCCTAGGCGCACGGAGGAGCCGGGGGACGCCGAGCCCAGCAGGCGGCTGCTCGAGAAGCGGGAGCTGGAGGAGTAGGAGAGGGCCCCCGGGGACAGCGAGGGCGGTGGCCCGAAGGTGCGGCGGTAGTAGGTGGAACTGACGCCGGACCGGAGGCCCGACGGGTGGCTCATGGCGGCCGAGGATGGGGAGTCACCGCTGACAGAGCTTGTCCGGGCGCTGGGAAGGAGCCGCAAACCGCTGCGAGGCGGCTTTATAGCCCTGCGGGCTCAGGGGGGGCATGGGCTGCTCCTCCCACTGGCCTGACGGTGGGGCTATGTGGGGAGGGGTACGCCCCACCCCTGCGGAGCTGCAGGAGCGCCGCACCCTCCCTCCCTGGTTGCCGGCGCCCTGCCTACATGATTCCCCCAGTTGCTGgtggggaaggagacagggaTGGCTACCACAGGCCacagggaggcgggagggggtTTCGGGTGTTGGGGGGGTCAGTGCCTTCGAGCAAATATCCGGAGCTGGAGCCTAGGGTGGGAGGGCCTCACTGGAACTGGGGTCCCTGCCTGAAAGAGCTGGTAAAAACTGGGGGCTAGGTGGACTGTATGTTAAAGGGCAGGCTTCTGGTACATGGGCAGGGAGGACGCAGCCCAGGTGCAGGGAGAATTGGCCTGGCTTAGGCCCCAGAGGCTGTGCCTCCACATGGCCCCTGAAGGCTAGGCTCTGCTTTCAAATGCTGTCAGCTGCCCCCTCTGTCACCACACCCAGGGAGATCTGGGGGACGGGAGTGCAGAAGCAGCTGAGGTGGGTGAGGAAGGGCTGCTCTCCCTGAAATCCCCAGGGCTCTGTGAAGGGTTGCTGCCTGGCGCCAGCTCTGCTGCTAATGGACttgcttcttcccctccccctcccctggacACTTGGCCAGGAGGTTGCCTGCTGATGTCTCAGCCTTAAAGACACAGATCCCAAATCTACCCCAGGCCCCAACAAGGCGGGCGCATCAGAGGGGGCTCAGGGTGACTAGGCCCAGCTCTGGGTCCCACTTGGGAGGCTCTGTGCCATGCCGGAGGCTGAACTGGGTGAGCTAGCGTGTGCTGTCTGGCTTTACTGGatactcccttcccccaacccactGCTGCTCAGTCAGGGCCTTACAGGAACCGGGGGCGATTCCTGAAgtaggaaggggagggggctgaggggtAGCAGCTGCTGCCAAGGCTGAGAGATGGACACACTGGCAGGAACCTGTTTCCAGTGCTGAGGAGCTGCAGGTACCCAGCGAGAGGAGGGCTGGAttggaagagaaggggaaagagaaagtgcCCATCCCCATAGGCTCAGGGactgaaagaggagaaaaaggccCAGCACAGAGCCACAGACGCATATGTGTAATAGCACCGTGCACCTGTGAGCGCACACATTGGCCACACCCAACCACAGGGCCCTTcttaccctcccccaccccagagttAGCAGGGAGGCTGATGTCTGGCCTTTGCATGTCAAACGGCTTCCAGAACGCAGGCACAGGCTGCCCAGGAGTGGAAAGAGGCAGCTTGGATGGTCTGCAGGAGTCGAGGTGCTGAGGCCTGTTGGGCTTGCCAGGAGCTAaggggctgctgctgctggggacTCCGGGGCTCTCCGGTAAGGACAGGTCCGCGTAGGATTGGCCCTGAGGACAAGAGCTGGGCGTCTGGGGAAACAGGTCTGGGGCTCCGGGCTGCACCTCTGGCTGAGGGGATGAGGAGGGCGGCTCCCTGGCTGGCCATCCCCTCAGCACTGCAGGGCAGAGGAGCCTCCCCGCCTTTGTGTGTCCTCTGAGATGGGCCAACGCCCTCAGGCTCACATCCCTACCGCCtttgccttcctctcctctccaggcccctccttccttctgggcTATTAGTCTCTCCCTGAACAGCTGCCAGGTCCTTCTCCTTGATGAATCTGGTTTGGTTGCCAGGGGAATGGgaagagggaggatgggagagaggggtgggatggaTAAACCAGGGCGGGTTGCCACTAACTCttggaag is part of the Phocoena sinus isolate mPhoSin1 chromosome 10, mPhoSin1.pri, whole genome shotgun sequence genome and encodes:
- the PRPH gene encoding peripherin isoform X2 gives rise to the protein MSHPSGLRSGVSSTYYRRTFGPPPSLSPGALSYSSSSRFSSSRLLGSASPGSSVRLGSFRSPRAAAGALLRLPSERLDFSMAEALNQEFLATRSNEKQELQELNDRFANFIEKVRFLEQQNAALRGELSQARGQEPARADQLCQQELRELRRELELLGRERDRVQVERDGLAEDLAALKQRLEEETRKREDAEHSLVLFRKDVDDATLSRLELERKIESLMDEIEFLKKLHEEELRDLQMSVESQQVQQVEVEATVKPELTAALRDIRAQYESIAAKNLQEAEEWYKSKYADLSDAANRNHEALRQAKQEMNESRRQIQSLTCEVDGLRGTNEALLRQLRELEEQFALEAGGYQAGTARLEEELRQLKEEMARHLREYQELLNVKMALDIEIATYRKLLEGEESRISVPVHSFASLSIKTTVPEVEPPQESHSRKMVLIKTIETRDGEVVTESHKEQRSELDKSSTHSY
- the PRPH gene encoding peripherin isoform X1, with product MSHPSGLRSGVSSTYYRRTFGPPPSLSPGALSYSSSSRFSSSRLLGSASPGSSVRLGSFRSPRAAAGALLRLPSERLDFSMAEALNQEFLATRSNEKQELQELNDRFANFIEKVRFLEQQNAALRGELSQARGQEPARADQLCQQELRELRRELELLGRERDRVQVERDGLAEDLAALKQRLEEETRKREDAEHSLVLFRKDVDDATLSRLELERKIESLMDEIEFLKKLHEEELRDLQMSVESQQVQQVEVEATVKPELTAALRDIRAQYESIAAKNLQEAEEWYKSKYADLSDAANRNHEALRQAKQEMNESRRQIQSLTCEVDGLRGTNEALLRQLRELEEQFALEAGGYQAGTARLEEELRQLKEEMARHLREYQELLNVKMALDIEIATYRKLLEGEESRISVPVHSFASLSIKTTVPEVEPPQESHSRKMVLIKTIETRDGEQVVTESHKEQRSELDKSSTHSY